In Candidatus Lernaella stagnicola, the genomic window TCGGGATGACCTACGTGGGCTTGCTCGAAGCCCAATACACCGCGCTTCGCAACAAGCTGCTGTGGCGCTTCTTAGGTCCGCTCGCCCTGTTGTTCGGGCTCGCTACGGCACTGAGTCTTGTGTTCGTGCGGCGCATCACCCGCCCGTTGCGCGAACTCGGCGACGAAACAGCATCCATTGCCGCCGGCCGCTGGGACGAAAACATTGACGTTCGGCCCGGCTTTACCGAACTGTCGCAACTGGCCGACAGCATTCGCGCCATGAAGTCGGCCTTGGCCGAACATGACCACCGACTGAAAGAGCGGAACCGGCAGTTTGCCGAAGCGAACGAGAAACTGACGCGCACCAACCACAACTATATGCAGATGCTCGGTTTCGTCACCCACGAGTTGCGCTCGCCCCTGACGGCAAACCAAGGGTTGATCGACGTGATGATGCAGGGCCTGACTGGTGAAGTGCCCGACAAGGTTCGCGAACTCTTGGTGCGCATCAAACGCAATTCCGAAGAGTTGCTCGACATGGTCAAAAACTACCTCGACCTGTCGCGGGTCGAGCGCGGCGAATTCGAGGCGAAGCGCGAAAATATCGATGTGTGCGCCGAAGTCGTACAGCCGGCGGTGGACATGGCCGGGCCGTTATTCGCCTCGCGCAACATCACACTGACGACGTCGTGCCCGGAAAAACAAACGGCCTACGCCGACGCCGAATTGTTGCGCATCGCCTTGACCAACTACCTCACCAACGCCGCGAAATACGGTCGTGAGGGCGCCACGGCCCACCTTAATGTCGACGCCGACGAGGAAAAGCTGAGTGTGTCGGTATGGAATGAAGGCGAGGGCTTCACGCAGGAGCAGCACTCCGAACTGTTCGGAAAATTCAACCGGCTTCGAAACGCCAACACGCGCGGTAAACGCGGCAGCGGCCTCGGCCTTTTCCTGACCCGTCAAATCCTATCCTTGCACGAGGGCGATGTTTGGGCGGAATCGGAGCCCGGAAAATGGGCGCGTTTCGGCTTCTCGATACCCCTACGCGCGGCCGCCTCCCCTCCGCCCTCGAAGCGATAGCCTCCTGACAAAGACCCGCCGCGTTCTTACATTCCCTTTTGTGCAAGGGTGCAAGAAAATAAAAGGGGGATAGGGTTTGATAAAAGTCGCTTTCTACGGAACCAAAGCCTACGACAAACAATTCTTTGAGCAACACGCCGACGAGCGCCTGGCGTTTCATTTTCATGATTTCAATCTTAACGAAATCACCGCCCCCCTCGCTGAGGGTTGCGACGCCGTGTGCCTATTCGTCAACGATCACGCCGACCGCTCGACGCTGCGGATCCTCGTGGATATGAACGTCGGGCTTGTCGCCTTGCGCTGCGCCGGTTTCAACAACGTCGACCTCGAAGCCGCGCGTGAACTGCGGCTGCCCGTCGTGCGCGTTCCCGGGTATTCGCCCCACGCCATCGCCGAGTACACCCTCGGCCTGTTGTTGACGCTGAACCGAAAAATTCATCGCGCCTACAACCGCGTCCGCGATCAGAACTTCTCCCTTGAGGGTATGGTGGGCAGCGAAATTCACCGTAAAACTATCGGCGTGATCGGCACCGGGCGAATCGGTAAGCTCGTGGCGCAAGTGTTTCGCGGTCTGCAGACCGATGTCCTTGCGTATGACACCCACCCGGACGAGGAATGGGCGGCGTCGCACGGCGTCACGTATTTGCCCCTGGAACAACTGTTGGGGCGCGCCGACGTCGTCACGTTGCATGCACCTTTGATGCTTGAAACGTATCATACGATCAACGCGTTCACGATTTCCAAGATGAAACCCGGCGCGTATCTGATCAATACGAGCCGTGGCGCACTGGTCGATACGCACGCGCTCATCGAGGCCCTGAAATCCGGACACCTCGGCGGCGTCGCGCTGGACGTTTACGAAGAAGAGGACGGCGTGTTTTTCAGCGACTTGTCACAAGAGATTTTGCCCGACGACGACCTGTCGCGCTTGCTCGGTTTCCCCAACGTGCTCGTCACTTCGCACCAAGCGTTCCTGACCCGCGAAGCCCTTCACGCCATCGCCGCCACCACGGTGCGGAATTTGCTTTGCCTCGAAACCGGTGAACCCTTCCCCACCGAAAACGTGCTGTGCTGCGATACCGATTCGCGCTCCGCCCCGTGACCCGGCCGCCCTACCGTGCCGCGGCAGGGTCACCGATTTGGTCGAGCAGAAAATAGTACGTGTCCGCCGTTTTTTTCATCACGTCCGACCAGTTCATCCCCTGGCCGTGTCCCGCCTGCCGCTGCAACTCGAATAAGATCGGTCCGCGTGAGGGCCCCGCGGCCTGCAACGCCGCCGCGAATTTTGCCGAGTGCAGCCAATGCACGCGCGTGTCCGACTCTGCCGTGTGGATGAAAGACGCCGGATACCGCACGCCCGGCAGCACCTGGTGATAGGGTGAATAGGCCCACAGATAGCCGGTCTGCTCCGGCACGTCGGCGCTGCCGTACTCGGGAATCCACAACTGCGCCGGCGGGAATTTGTGGTAGCGCACCATGTCGTAAAGCCCGACCTGGCCGACCGCCGCCGCGAACAAGTGCGGCACGCCGGTGATCATTGCGCCGACCAGCAAGCCGCCGTTCGACCCGCCGCGAATCGCCAATTTCTCCGGGCGCGTGTAATCCTCCCGAATCAAGTACCGCATGGCGTACTCGAAATCCTTGAAGACCTGGAACTTCTTCTCTTCCATGCCCGCCTTGTGCCACGCTTCGCCTTTTTCTCCACCGCCGCGAATCGCCGCCAGCGCGTACACGCCGCCCCGTTCGATCCAAAACAAATTCGTCCGCGAAAAACTCGGCCCCATGCTGATGCTGAAGCCACCGTATCCATACAGCACCGTCGGGTTGCCGCCGTCGCGTACCATGTCCTTGCGATACACGAGGAACATCGGCACTTTCGTGCCGTCGTAGGATGGATACTCCACGTACTCGACGGTGAAGTCCTCCGGATTGAACGCGCCGCCCGCCGAGGTCTTGATCATCGGTTCGGCCTTCATCGAGCGCGCCGGTTCGATGACGAACAGGCTTTGCGGATACAAAAAGGAGGAATACTCGATCACGATTCGCTCGCTGCCCGGCTCGCCGCTCATCCCGCTCACGGAGCCCGGCGCCGGGAGTTCGATTTCGCCAAGCTCGTGTCCCGCCAGATCAAACAGCCGCAAGTGTGACACGGCCGTTTCCAGATACAACGCCACGAGCCGGTCCTTGCCGACGCGCTCGACGCCTTTGAGCGGCACGTCACGCTCCGGCAGGATGTCGCGCCAGTTTTCAGGCGACGGATCGTCGATGTCCGCTTCCACAAAGCGCATATTCGGCGCGTCCAGCGTCGTGTACAGCCACACCTTGTCGCCCACGACAGCCGCCGGCCACACCTCGGCGTCCAAGTTTTCCGCCACGGTAATGACGCGGTTCGTCGCGATATCCACCAAGTAACTGTCGCTGGTCGTCACGCCGGTGCCGACGCTCATCATCAAGTAGCGGCCGTCGCGGTCCACGCCGACACTCGGCCAGTCGGTTTTCTTCCGCCCGCGGCCGAACACGTACGTCGCCGCGTCCGCTTTCTCGCCCAAGCGATGGAAATACACGTGACGATCGTACTGCGCGCCGCCGGGGTAGGTTGTGAAGTAAAAGCCGCTGTCGTCGGGCAACCAGCCGATCGACGCGTGGCGCGTGTCGGGCAACGTGTCCGGCAACCGCTTGCCCGTCGCTACATCGACCACGTACAACGTGCTGTTCTCGTCGCCGCCCTTCGACAAACCGTAGGCGACAAAGCCCCCCGTCTTCGATGGGCGAAACCAGTCCAGCGCCGTCTTACCGCTGGCGTCGACGCTTTCCGGATCGACCAGCAGCCGGTCGCCGCCGTTCTCCCGCACGAAAAGCTTTCGTTGCTCTTGGCCGGGTTCAAGCTTGAGGTAGAAAACCTTGCCGCCCGCCATGAACGGGTCGCCCACGAAGCCGATGGCGAACAACTCGGCGATCCGCTCCGCCACGCCGTCCACTTTAACTTTTTCCAAGTACGCCCGCGTGCGCGCGTTTTGCGCCTCCACCCATGCCTCGGCCTGCGCGGCGTTTTCCAGGTCGCGATACGGATCGGCCACGAGATACCCGTTGATCTCCTCCGCTGTCGAACCGCGCGGCGCCGGCACTTCCGGCAAACGCATTCCGTGCGTCGCACAACCGGCGACGAACAAGAGCACCAACAACACCAAGCCAAAACGATTCACCAAACGCATTGCGCCTCTCCTTGCGGGTCAAAAGGTCGATTGCTTCTTCAACTTGAATCCGACTCAGGCTTCGAGCGACGGGTAAACGCGCCTACCTTGTACGAACGTGGCCCGCACCGCCGTAGCGCGGAACCGCAACAAAATCGCATACAGCAGCGAGGCCGCATCCATTTCCGGTGTCCATTCGGCCATCGGCAGGCATTCCCGCGGATCGAACACCACGAAATCCGCCTGCTTGCCCGGCCGGAAATCGCCGATCTCATCGGCCAACCCCATCGCCTCGGCGCCACCGCGAGTCAGGAGATAAAACGCCAGTTCCGGCGTCACCACACGATGCGAATGCCCCAGCACCTTCCGCGCGATCTGGCCCGATATCGCCGACTCGGCCACTTCGGTGAGCGCCGGGTCCGACCCCGCGCCGATATCCGAACCCAAGCCGACCGCGACGCCGCGCGACATCGGCGCCGCCAAATCCAGAATGCCGCTCTCAAGCAAGATGTTCGACACTGGGCAGTGCGCCAGGCCGGTGCCCGTGGCGGCCATCACGTCCCAATCTTTCTCGTCGAGATAAATTCCGTGGCCCAAAATCGTGCGCGGCCCCAAAAGCCCCGCCCGGTCGTAAATATCCAGATAGCTGCGCGCCTCCGGGAACAACTCCGCCGCGCGCGCCACCTCGGCCTTGTTTTCCGCAACGTGCGTCGCGACGTGGCACTTGTACTCAGCGGCCATGGCGCCGGCCTCGCGCAGCAGTTCGGCCGAACACGTCAGCGCAAATCGCGGCGTGAACGCGTACCGCAGCCGACCCTTTGCCTGCCCGTGCCACATCTCGCACAAGCGCTGCGAGGCCGCCAGCGAAGCCGCCGTGTTTTCCTGCAGCGCGGGCGGGCTGTGCTGGTCCATCATGACCTTGCCGATCACCCCGCGAATCCCTACCGATTCGGCCACCGCGAAAACGGCGTCGGTCGCGTCTTCGTTCACGGTGACATACAGCCCGACGGTCGTTGTTCCGGTGGCCAGCAGTCGGTGAAAAAAGTCCGGCGCCTCTCGTATCGCCACATCGGCACTGTATGCCGACTCCATGGGAAACACGACTTTGCTCAGCCACTCGAGCAGTGACGCGTGACGCACGTTGACCGCGCGCGCCTGGGCGACGTGGCAATGCGTGTCCACGAAACCGGGCATCACGAGGTAGTTGCTGAAATCGACGGTCTCGCACCCCTCGGGCAACGCGATTTCCTCCCGCGCGCCCGCCGCGAGTATCGTGCCGTCGTCGTCCACGAGCAGGCCGCCATCTTCCAACAACAACGCTCGTTCGGGCGTCGACGGATTCAACAACGTCCCTCGAAAAAATCGCGGCATCCTATTGCTCCTTCTGCACGCCGATAAAACGGAAGCGGTCGATTTGCGCCGCCGGTGTGAGGTACGCGCCGTATTCCCCCCACCACGCGGGCGTCGACCGCATCTGCCGTGACAACGCGCGGACATTGGCGAACGCTTCCATAAACGGTTGCTGGAAGCGCAAATTCCGCAGACCCGACGTCACCTTCCCGTTCTCGATCAAAAACGTGCCGTCGCGCGTCATGCCCGTCAGCACCGCGCGACGCGTGTCGATCATGCCGTTGACGTAATGAAACCGCGTCACCAGAATACCGCGCTCCACCGACGCGATCATCTCTTCCAGGTCGCTGTCACCGCCCGCCATCACCAAATTCATCGCCATCGCGCCCCACCCCGATTCGCCCGGCGGTACGGCATGGCCCGTGCTGACCCGGCCGGACCGCGCGCCGCTTCGCAAATCGGTCACGCCGCGCCCGCATACGCCGCGTTTGATGAAATCCACGCGCTGTTTGGGCATGCCTTCGAAATCGAAGGGTACGCCCAACGCCTGCGCGTTGAGCCCGTCATCGTAAATTGAAATTGCCTCGCCGGTGATGCTTTCACCCTCGCGACCGGCCAGAAAACTTGTGCCTTCCTCATTGGATCGCGCGCCGAAACCAATGACGTTCAACCATTCCAACGCCTCGGCGACAGCCGCCGGCTCCAAGATCACCTCATACTCGCCCGGTTCGATTTCCACGCGCTCCCGGCCCGCCCGGCACTTGGCCAACGCCCGTTTCGCCGCCGCCTCGCAGTCAATGTCCGCCATGTCCCGCGATACACCCGCCGCGTACCCGTACGCCGGGCCGTCGCCAACGATCGCCATCAGTTCCGCAACCGACAACGGGACGTAGGCGCGCAGTCCCGCCGTATTGGCCACGGCCAATTCGCCCGCGCCCGTGGCCAGCAGGCCCGACGCCACCGCTCCGGCCGCCTTCGCCACTTCACAAATCGTTTTGACCGACCGCGCCCGCGCGTCCGCCGAATACTCCGCCGTCGAATCCACGAAGGTCACCACCTCCCCGTACTCTTGCGGACCGGGCAACGGCGGCGAATCCTCCACCGGGGGGTTGGCCGCCGCCACGGCCTCGGCGCGGCGCAATGTGGCGACAAGCTCGCTCGGGGCGAGACTGTTGGTCACGGCGATTCCCTCGCGCTGATCAATCCGCGCGCGAATCGAAACGACCGTGTTTTCCGTATGCATATTCTGGTGCACGCGGTTCCCGGCAAAGCGCGTCAGTCCCGATGACTGTCCCTGGCACACGGCGACCGCTTCTCCCTTGGCCTCCGACAACGCCGCGTCCAACGCCGCGAAAATCGCTTCCCGCCCGATCATGACGCACCCCCCACCGTGACGCCGCGAAAGCGTGCGGCGCTGCAACCGTGCCCCACACGGGCGGTTTGCATCGGTTGCCCCTTGCCGCAATTCGGCACGCCGATGACCCGCCACTCCTGCTCGTTGCCCACCGCGTCGCAGCTTCCCCAAAAACGCGGCGTGATGCCCACGTACACGGGGTTGCGAAGCAGCTTGGTTCGTTTGCCGTTTTCGATCAGGTACGCGTACTCGCAACTGAAGCTGAAGTTCAACCGCAGATCGTCGATGCTCCAACTCTTGTTGACGTCCATCAGCAGGCCGCGCTTCGTGTCGGCGATGAGTTCTTCCAACGACGGACCGCGAGGATCCGGCGCCAGGTTGATGTTCGTCATGCGAATCAACGGCAGCCGCGACCATCCCGCCGCGCGCATCGTGCCGTTGGACGCCAACCCCAAAGCCGCCGCCGTCTCCCGCGACATTTGGTAGCCGACGAAGATGCCGTCGCGCACCAGATCGAAGCGCTGCGCCCGCACGCCTTCGTCGTCCCATCCGAAGCTGCCCAGGGCGCCGGGAATCGTCGCGTCGCCGTACAAGTTCACCTTCTCGCTGCCGTAACGCAGCGAGCCCAAACGGTCGGGCGTCATAAACGAGCCTCCCGCCAGGCTGATCTCCGTGCCCAGCGCGCGGTCCAACTCGGTCGGGTGTCCGCACGATTCATGAATTTGCAGCGCCAGTTGCGGCCCTGCGAGAATGATGTCGTACTCGCCCCGCGGGCACTCGGGCGCCGCTAGTAATTCGGCCGCCAGCGCGGCGGTCTGTCCTGCGTTGCCCGGTAGATTGAGTTCCTCGATCAACTCAAAACCGGCCGAGCCCCAACCGCCGCCGTGCGAATTTGGGTACGAAACCCGCTGCGTATCCCCGCCGCCCTGCGCGATGGCTTCGAGCGCCGCGCCACTGTGCAAAATATCCTGCTTGATCTCGGCGCCTTCCGTATCCACATAGACTTTGCGCTCGCGCATGAACTGCATGTGAGCCTTGCCGGAGCCGATGTCCGAATGCCTCTCCATTTCCCGGCAGGCCGAAACGAGAAGATCGATCTTCCTCTCGCGGGACACTTCTTCCGGATCGATCCGGCGCGGACTCGTGTACTCCCCGCGTTCGGCGAGCCGGTCGTCCAAGCGTGCGGGTTCGGTCGTCGTCAACGCGCTGGCCCGCGCGATGTCCACGGCGCGCTCGGCGCAGGCGGTCACCGCCGCTTCGGTAAGTTGGTTGGTCGAGGCAAAACCCCACGCACCCTTGGCCAGCACGCGAATCCCCAATCCTCGACTTTCGGATTCGCTCAGCGCTTCGACCCGCTCGCCGCGAACCATGATCCGTTGGTCGGTCGTGGTCACGGCTCGCGCATCCGCGTAGTCGATGTTTTTCTTCGCGAGCTGAGCAATCGCCAAGTCGGCCCATTTTTTCATGACATTCCTCCACCTGCTGGAACGCCGCCTACACCACGGACGGCACAAGGTCATGTTAGAAATAAACGCTTGCTGAAAAAACACAAGTGCGACGGGAACCCGAAGGCTCCCGCCGCGCTGATTTGCTTAGTTAGAGACAGGCAGGCCCGGCGGGTCGAATTCGCCGTTGCAGTCGGTGTCGACCCAAATCGGGTTCGTGATGCCGAAGACGCGCTCGGTGTTAACCGGGTGCAGCGTGGCGCTCGTATGCCCGGCCGCGATCACGAAGTACGAGTCCTGCGTGATGGCCAGGGTGATCGTGTCGTCGTAACGCACGACATCCGTGGAGGCCGGCAGCGCGACTTCCGCCGCCAGCGTGCCATGATTGGTGTACACGCGCAGGTAGTCGGTAGCCACCCACGGCGCGGCTTGCACGACGATCTCCAAATCCACCGTGCCGCCGTCGGCGCAGGTGTACAGCCCGCCAATGCTTTCATCGCCGATGAAAAAGTCGATCAACACGCCGTTGGACACTTGGTTTTGATGCGCCAAAATCGCCGCGACCATGTCGTCCGGATCGGCCGTGGTCGGGTCGTCGTCAGACATCGAAAACACATTCCGCGGATTGCCCAAGGTGTTGCTTGTCGTGTGAGAGTCGGAGTTTCCGGTCATCGTGTACGTGTATCCCTGATCCAGGAAACTGTACCAATCCGCGAGCGCTCCTTCGTCGTTGTTGCCCGAGTTGAACACTTCGATGGCGTCGAAGTTCTCGGTCCAGCGCCGTTCGTCCACCGAATCCACGCCCGCGGCCGGGTCGTAACCCACCCAATCGAACCAAGCGGTGCTTGCCCGTGGGTGATTGATCTGAACAACTTGCGCCCCGAACTCGTTGCGGGCGATATCGAAGATCTCGTCGAATTCGTGCCGTCCCGCCGAGCCGCCGTTTTCGTCGTATTCCACCAGACGAATCGAGTAGTAGTCGTTCGCCGCCGGATCCGCGACCAGCGGCCACGCGTTGGTGTGACCAAACACCGGGCTGATCTCGCAACCGACAACCGGCTGCAGCCACGCGTCGGCCCCGGTCGCCGCGGCAATCGGCCCGTAATTCGACAGCGTGTCGTGGTCGGTGATGACCGGCATTTCAATGCCCTCGGCCGCGAGTTCTTTTATCCGCGACGTCGCCAATGCCTGCGAATCAATCGAATACTGTGTGTGAATGTGAAAGTCTGCGGTCATGTACCCGGTGCTGTCCACAACCCGTTCGATGCTTTCTTCCAGCAAGACCGTCTCGCCCGCTTCGATCGTCACATTCGCCTTGGCGATGTCGTACTCGAAGCCGCGGGAGACCGTGACCGTATAATCGCCCGGCATGATTCGTTCGGTGCCCATACCGGTCACCATCCAAATTCGATGCGCGACTCCGGCGGTCGCCGGCGCGTTGTAACCCGTTTGGAACGAAAGCTTGGCCGCCACCGGATTGCCGCCGCCGTCGGTGATGTCGTAGGAGAAAATCCCGGCATCGCCGAGCACGATTTCCGCATCCGCCTTCTGCCCGCGCGACACGGTGACATCCAACGGGGCCGAGTCGGTGCGTCCCGGTCCGCTCGCCACCAGCGTGTAGTCGCCGGGTTCCACCTCCAGCGAAAACGCCCCGGTTTCGTCGGGCCAGATCAGGCTGACGTAGTTCTGCCCGGCGGGTCGGTCGTCGGTGACCATGACTTCAATCAGTTCGTAGTCATCGCTGCCCACCGGCAGGTTGATCTGGCCGGTCAACACGGCGGAATCGGTCACGCCGTCGTATTGGTTGATGATCGCGGGAAACATGTCGGTGTCGCCGTCGCCCACCAGGAACAAGCGCTCGTATGTGGCCTGGCCCATGGGCTCGATGTTAAGCACCGTGTCGATCAGCGGCACGATTTCACCATCCACGTACGGCGCCCAGAACCGGTGGTCCGGCGCGTTCGTGGCCAAGGCGTACGATACCGTTTGCCACATCCGGTTGACGCCGCCGATCCATCGCAGACCGGCAAGCAAATCGAAGTCGTCCATGTTGAAACCGGAGCGCGGACCAAACGGCCGCGTCTCATCGCCCCAGAAAGGCAGGTCGGCCATCAGCACATGCCGCGTCGTGTTGGATCGGTCGATCAAGGTCGTGCGAATCGTCAGGTAGTCCGCATCCGGCAACAGGATGTAATCGTTCACGACCGTCAGTTCGTAGTCCCACGTCGGCGCGATGCTGTCGACCAAATGAATGCCGCCGTCTTTCCCCGCGACGCGGATCATCGCCTCGCCATCGGCACCTGACTCAACGATTTGGACTTCCTTGGCCAGGAACCCACGCGCCAGGCCGATCATCTGCTCCAAGCCCCACAGGCCGTCGGCTCCCGCTTCTTCCGGCGGACGAGCGCGGTCGGCGTCGATCACGTTGCCCGCGTAGCCGGTCCAGCCAATGCCCGAGTGCTGCGGCGAACGGATAATGAATTCGACTTGGGAATTATAGATTTTGTAGTCGCCGATTTCGGCGCGCGCCCGCGGCCCGCCGATCAGTTCGTCCACGTCGGTAATCATGCCGGCCCGCACTTCGCCGGGTCCCAGCGGTGTGGACAAGTCATCCCAAGGCGCCACGGTGTCGTTGTCGTCATCGTCGTCACCCGGGGTGGTATCGTCGTCGTCGCCGGGTGTTGTGTCATCGTTATTGTCGTCGTTGTTATCGTCGTCGTCGTCGTCCGACGGGGTGTCGTTATCGTCGTTGTCATCGTCATCGTCATCGTCATCGCATGCCGCCACGGCCAAGAGCGATGCAGCCAGCATAACGATAATCAATAGCGGTAGGAGGGTTTTGAATCGATTCATTGATGAGACCTCTCGCGATAAACCGTCATCGAACCAAACCATGACGGTTCGTTATTAATTTTGCTCATGTATGTTAAGCGCCCGACCCCGAAAAGCAACGAAATGCCGCGCGATTTTCGACCACGACCCGCGTTTTCCATCCACCGCGCCGCGTCGAATATCCGCGGCACGTCAAACACGATTGCAGCGCTGAATTTCCCGCGCTCCGCTGGTTCCTATGCGCTGCCTGGGAACGGCAGCCGGAGCCCTTTTCCACTTTGATTTCAATATGTTGATAGCGTATCGTGCTCGGTTTCGGCCGGGTTGCGCGCGAATATCAAAAGCCATCTAAAAAAACATAAATAGCTGTAATGTAGCGGCTTTACCGTCTGCTCCTCCTTGTTGGCACGCGCCTTGCTCTATCTATCCAACGGAAAAGGAGCGAAACGATGAAAAACAGCATCTTGATCCTACTCGCCGCTTTCTCTCTCCTTCTATCGGCCTGCGGCGCCATCGAAGATTTGATCGAAGATTCAACACGCCGGACCATTTCCATCTCCCGCACGATTCACGACGACGCTGCCGAGCGCGATGTGAAATCCGTAGCAGTTGCGCAAGGTTTGGTGATTCCGCCCGGCGGTTT contains:
- a CDS encoding CehA/McbA family metallohydrolase, with protein sequence MNRFKTLLPLLIIVMLAASLLAVAACDDDDDDDDNDDNDTPSDDDDDDNNDDNNDDTTPGDDDDTTPGDDDDDNDTVAPWDDLSTPLGPGEVRAGMITDVDELIGGPRARAEIGDYKIYNSQVEFIIRSPQHSGIGWTGYAGNVIDADRARPPEEAGADGLWGLEQMIGLARGFLAKEVQIVESGADGEAMIRVAGKDGGIHLVDSIAPTWDYELTVVNDYILLPDADYLTIRTTLIDRSNTTRHVLMADLPFWGDETRPFGPRSGFNMDDFDLLAGLRWIGGVNRMWQTVSYALATNAPDHRFWAPYVDGEIVPLIDTVLNIEPMGQATYERLFLVGDGDTDMFPAIINQYDGVTDSAVLTGQINLPVGSDDYELIEVMVTDDRPAGQNYVSLIWPDETGAFSLEVEPGDYTLVASGPGRTDSAPLDVTVSRGQKADAEIVLGDAGIFSYDITDGGGNPVAAKLSFQTGYNAPATAGVAHRIWMVTGMGTERIMPGDYTVTVSRGFEYDIAKANVTIEAGETVLLEESIERVVDSTGYMTADFHIHTQYSIDSQALATSRIKELAAEGIEMPVITDHDTLSNYGPIAAATGADAWLQPVVGCEISPVFGHTNAWPLVADPAANDYYSIRLVEYDENGGSAGRHEFDEIFDIARNEFGAQVVQINHPRASTAWFDWVGYDPAAGVDSVDERRWTENFDAIEVFNSGNNDEGALADWYSFLDQGYTYTMTGNSDSHTTSNTLGNPRNVFSMSDDDPTTADPDDMVAAILAHQNQVSNGVLIDFFIGDESIGGLYTCADGGTVDLEIVVQAAPWVATDYLRVYTNHGTLAAEVALPASTDVVRYDDTITLAITQDSYFVIAAGHTSATLHPVNTERVFGITNPIWVDTDCNGEFDPPGLPVSN